In Colletotrichum higginsianum IMI 349063 chromosome 1, whole genome shotgun sequence, the DNA window gccgagctggccatctgcggcggcatctcgggcgacgtcgccgcgtGCCGGGGCAGCCCCGCCACGACCGTAGGACAGGCCGGCTCCGCGCGCTTCACCCTCCGGCCTACCGTCGCAGGCGCGTCCCTGaccatcgccaaggcccGGTGGGAGCAGTgcgtccgcgccgcccgcgacaaGTGCCCGACCGGCAGCGTCCGCGCCGTgtgcgccggcggcgcgacgACCGGGGACGTCGAGTTCACGCTCGAGAACGCGCAGAACGCGCAGAGCGGCGCCGAGCTGTGACGAGGGGACGGCATGGGAAGGCGGTGGACGTGGGGTTGCGGGACACTTTGTTAGTGTGATGAGAGTAGTAGTGTTTTCTTGTGTTTCTATTTTCTTCTCCGAAAGAGGCTCCCATGACTAAGGAAGATATCTTTTTTGGCATATATCTGCGCCAGGTTTTGATGCGTGGGTCTTTTCGGGCTAGGTTCGGGATCGGTCGTTTTTTCACGAAGGTCGAatctcttcccctcccccaggCATTGTATATACTACCAGGGATGCATCGGGCATGCTGTAGCTGTATAGACAGACATCCTTCGTGGAAACCTGGTTCACGAATCCAGAAAGCGGAagggcctccttggccttccaAACCGAACCCCTTTCTCCCGTCCGTAACATAAATATCATTGGGGTATCATAAAACGCCTTTCAATGTGCATATTCTCTCCGCACAAACTCCCAAGTGTCAATAAATCCCACACCCACCCGCTCTCGCCCCACGACTTCCAAAGCCAGTGGACcacacctccccccccctttacATACCGTACCGGGTGAAACACTCCTCGCGGTGCGTCTCGAGGCAGTCGAGCGCGCACACCCTCGTCCCGCACTTCATACACCGGACGCGGCCCCAGTACCCGCACACCTCGCAGAACGTCCGGACGGGATACCGCGcgacgtcttcgtcgcccggCTCGGCGCGCGCGTCCCAGAAACTCAGCATCGGGCGCGACAGCAGCCAgcgcagctcctcgtccgtcgGCATGTCGGGCACGCGCGACGCGAGGAgcgggtcgtcgtcgcccgggTGCGGCGCGGGGACGTGGCCTTTGTAGGGGGCCAGCACGGGGCCAGTCGGGTCCTCcccgctcgccgccgcgggcgtgttgtctcctccgccggcgccggcggcagggGGCGCAGGGGTCATCTCAACGTCCGAGGGCTCGGCGGGGGTTGGCGGCGCGGGCCTAGGGGTCGACGTCTTGGAGCGCTTCGCGGCGTTGCGTTTAGTGTGCTGATTCGGGTGCGGCGGCTTGTTGGCGGGCCGCGGGGTGTGCTGGTTGGGGTGCGGCGTCGGGGTGTGCTCGGCGTGGGAGAGTTGGGCGAGGTAGTCGTCAACATGGTTGTGGAACGTCTTTTGGGACTggaggatcttgcggacgtTGGGGGTGCTCTTGTTCTGGCCTAGACGTGTGTTTGCGTCAGTCCGTTGCCCCATGCGATGACATTTTCAGTGGCACGGAAAGGGGTGCACACTCACCCCTAGACCCCTTGGCCGGGATGGGGATTGATgcgtcgcggccgccgtcgcggtcgagctgctcgagctccttacggatcttggcctcctggcgCACAGTGAGGTCCGAGGCGGAGGGGTTCGCCTTgttgcgggcggcgcgctTGCGGTTCGCGGGCTGGAGCGCCGCGGTGGCCGGGTTGACACCCGTGTCGGGGACGTAGGCCCATCCCGGGGCGGAGGTCACCTTTGTGTTGGCGAGCTCGTAGACTCCAAAGTTGTTCATTttggaaagggagggggaggttTTGTTGTGAAAGGGAAGAAGACTGAGTTCGGGGTGGTTCTCCGGTCGAGACCTTCTCTCAGCTCGGAACTTTTTCCTCTGGCGAATCAGAGAGGCCGACGTTGAATGGGCGGTTTTGGACCAATCGGGTTGGGCTGGTTACTGCCCTGCGTCAGCCGGGGCAAAGCTCTCGGAGGGATGATGTAAGTCAGGGCCTTAGTGGTTCTGTCTCCCTACTAGTTGGCACCTTACTGAAGCTAACT includes these proteins:
- a CDS encoding HIT zinc finger, with protein sequence MNNFGVYELANTKVTSAPGWAYVPDTGVNPATAALQPANRKRAARNKANPSASDLTVRQEAKIRKELEQLDRDGGRDASIPIPAKGSRGQNKSTPNVRKILQSQKTFHNHVDDYLAQLSHAEHTPTPHPNQHTPRPANKPPHPNQHTKRNAAKRSKTSTPRPAPPTPAEPSDVEMTPAPPAAGAGGGDNTPAAASGEDPTGPVLAPYKGHVPAPHPGDDDPLLASRVPDMPTDEELRWLLSRPMLSFWDARAEPGDEDVARYPVRTFCEVCGYWGRVRCMKCGTRVCALDCLETHREECFTRYGM